One region of Armigeres subalbatus isolate Guangzhou_Male chromosome 3, GZ_Asu_2, whole genome shotgun sequence genomic DNA includes:
- the LOC134222209 gene encoding uncharacterized protein LOC134222209 — protein sequence MPNGVVPVQSVLATISSCNSSYVSCELKLYVLSKITRELPGSGLILRNTPRGWIVAGSIPEVSVVSYNTVAFAHVTTEELREELGRLWELESYRTKSCLSIEESACEAIFEETTIRDSDGHFRVRLPKRKNMIEKLGKSKLIAKKRVLSIKKRLDANTEIKVLYTAFMYEHLQMVHMQETVKDSEDEGSGPEHYIPHHAVVKRDSTTRDKTKSSFRCILR from the exons atgccaaacggggtagtCCCCGTACAATCAGTATTAGCTACGATCTCTTCGTGCAATTCGTCGTACGTGTCGTGTGAGCTGAAGCTCTACGTGCTGTCCAAGATAACG AGAGAGCTCCCTGGTTCGGGATTGATTCTTCGGAACACACCGCGTGGATGGATTGTTGCCGGAAGTATTCCAGAAGTCTCTGTGGTCAGTTACAACACGGTAGCCTTTGCTCATGTGACTACGGAAGAACTACGTGAAGAACTAGGTAGGCTCTGGGAACTGGAATCATATCGCACGAAAAGCTGTCTGTCCATCGAAGAGTCTGCATGCGAAGCCATTTTTGAGGAGACAACTATCAGAGATTCAGATGGTCATTTCCGAGTAAGGCTACCGAAGAGAAAGAACATGATTGAGAAGTTGGGAAAATCGAAGCTGATAGCGAAGAAACGAGTCCTATCAATAAAGAAACGACTGGACGCCAACACAGAAATAAAGGTGTTGTACACAGCGTTCATGTACGAACACTTGCAAATGGTTCACATGCAAGAAACCGTAAAAGACAGCGAAGATGAAGGTTCTGGTCCGGAACATTATATCCCACATCACGCAGTAGTGAAGCGCGACAGCACGACTAGGGACAAAACTAAGAGTAGTTTTCGATGCATTCTGCGCTAA